One Thermus sp. LT1-2-5 genomic region harbors:
- a CDS encoding substrate-binding domain-containing protein, giving the protein MRLGAFLLPFFLLAEALRLATTTSVYDSGLLDQLLPPFQKATGIRGEVLAVGTGQALTLAARGDVDAVLVHAPDLEAEAVRQGHLAEGFCLAQNRYLLVGPPKDPARVRETPTLLEALRRIAKTQAPFVSRGDRSGTHLKELALWKEAGVTPAPPWYLESGAGMGQTLVLAAEKGAYTLSDLATYLTVGKKRGLVPLYDRDDPLVLNQYSYYVAPKSPRLGEARRLRAFLASPGATQIVAGLKVEGQSLFQPLRGRCILPVGGSR; this is encoded by the coding sequence ATGCGCTTGGGAGCCTTTCTCCTCCCTTTCTTCCTCCTGGCGGAGGCCCTGCGCCTGGCCACCACCACCAGCGTCTACGATTCCGGGCTTTTAGACCAGCTTCTCCCCCCCTTTCAGAAGGCCACGGGGATACGAGGGGAGGTCTTGGCGGTGGGCACGGGCCAGGCCCTAACCTTGGCGGCCCGCGGGGATGTGGACGCCGTCTTGGTCCACGCCCCGGACCTCGAGGCCGAAGCCGTGCGGCAAGGCCATCTGGCCGAAGGGTTCTGCCTGGCGCAAAACCGCTACCTCCTGGTGGGGCCCCCAAAAGACCCCGCCCGGGTGCGGGAAACCCCAACCCTCCTGGAGGCCCTGCGGCGGATCGCCAAGACCCAAGCCCCCTTCGTTTCCCGGGGGGACCGCTCGGGCACCCACCTTAAGGAACTCGCCCTCTGGAAGGAAGCGGGCGTCACCCCGGCCCCGCCTTGGTACCTGGAGTCGGGGGCAGGCATGGGCCAGACCCTGGTCCTGGCGGCGGAAAAAGGGGCCTACACCCTTTCCGACCTCGCCACCTACCTCACCGTGGGGAAGAAACGGGGGCTTGTCCCCCTCTACGACCGGGACGACCCCTTGGTCCTCAACCAGTACAGCTACTACGTGGCCCCCAAATCCCCCCGGCTGGGGGAGGCAAGAAGGCTTAGGGCCTTCCTTGCTTCCCCCGGGGCCACCCAAATCGT